The Sulfurospirillum deleyianum DSM 6946 nucleotide sequence TCTCTTTGGCAACCAAAATCACTTTAATACCGCTTTTTTCAAAGAGCTCTTTTCCCATTTCATCTATCTTTTGCGCTGTTCTCTCTTCTAAAATCGCATCCGATTGAACAAAATGAGACTCCATGGCAAAAAGCGGTACAAAGGCAAAAAGAGCGCTAAAAAACGCCCTTTTTACCTTTACATGTAAAGCCATTTTCCTTAACCAATGAACAGATGATTGGGAGTAAGTACCGCCCACGCTGTTACAATCGCTAAAATAATAAGCCCTGCTGTAATGATTTTATCCATATTGTCTGCCATCATTTACTCCCTCCTGACGTCTCAATCACTTTTTGCGTCGCATTTTGTGTATCTCGCATTTTAATCGCTTGAGGATCTGTCAATTTATACGGTTTATCCGCAACAACTTGTTGCGCACTAATGCCCCATATCGTCAACCCAGCTAAAATAGACAATAGTAAAACAGTTGCAATCAACATCCCTGTGATGCCATTGAGACCAAAAATGTTTCGATTGGTATTTTCCATCTTTTATCCTTATTTTGCTAATGAGCTAACATAGGTGCCAACGGCTGTTTTTTGAACATTGCTTAAGCGACCATCGTTAAATTTAGGCATATTTCCAATAGCGCCTTTTTTGCCTGTTCCTAAAACATTCACTACAAATTGCGCACTGCCATAGGTACTTAAATCAGGAGCGCTTCCTGCCATACCTTTTCCATCTTCACCATGACACGCCGAGCATGTTGCCCAAAGTGCACGACCCTCTTCAACAAGGGCTGGATTCTTCGTTTTTTTGACGCTCGAAATTTCTTGCATCATAAATGCCGCCACTGCTTTTGCACTTTGCTCATCCAACAATCCTGCTGGCATTTCACCCAAAGGATACTCTGAGCCTTTTGCACCATTCACAATGGCGTGAACAACAGCTGCTTCATTGCCCCATTGCTCAAGATTTGCCGCTTTTCCATTAATACCATCACCCGTAACACCATGACAAGGAGCACATTGAACAAGAAAGATGCCCTCACCCATTGCCATCAGTGTTGCTTTATCAGGATTGGAGAATTTACTCTCAAACTGTGTCGTATGACCTTTAACCTCATCATTATACTCACCAATTTGTGAATATGAATTGAGAGGATACCCTACGAAAAAGTACCATAATGCCCAAATCATAGTACCTAAAAAAGAGAGCGACCATCCAATAGGGAGAGGATTTTTATACTCACCAATTCCATCCCAATTCTCTTTTGTTAACTCTCCACTGCTTTTGTCGGTTTTCATCTGTTGAATGTACTTCCAAGACACACCGATGGTGAGAATTAAAATTGCTGCGGCACCAAGCAATGCCAATACGTTTACATTGTCATTCAGCCAATTCATCTATTGCTCCTCTTTATTCTTTCTCTTTATTCGACGGTGTACGGGATTCAACTGGAGCATCGTCAAGATTATCATGCAGAGCAATATTAGAATACTGCTCATAGTTTCTTGTACCTTTTTTTTCAGCCTTATACAAATGATACAAATAGCTGTACAAAATGACGGCTAAAAAAATCGTAAAAAAGATATAACCATACGCTTGAAGCTCTCTAATTGTTTCCATATTCACCGTATGCACCTTATTTTAAGCTGTTAAGATAGGCAATCATTGCCACAATCTCTTTAATCTCGCCTCGTTTGAAAGCCTCTTTAACCTCAGAATCTTTCATATCTGCCACAATCAAAGCTGCCTCTTCCATGAGTGCTTTTTTTGCTTCATCATAGGTTCCAAGTTTAGGCATATCTGGCTGATCATAAGGAACATTAAAGACTTTTTTAACGGTTAATGCTTCAGCATACGCTGTCTCAATATCCGTATTATTTTTAAACATATGCTTATACGCTGGCATGATAGAGCCAGGAACAACACTTTGAGGTGCTAACATATGGTACTCGTGCCAATCGGTTGTTCGATAATTTCCAACCCGCATCAAGTCAGGACCCGTACGTTTACTTCCCCAAAGGAATGGTCGATCATACGCATATTCACCGCTTAAAGAGTACATACCATAACGGTCTGTTTCAGATTTAAAAGGACGAACCAACTGTGAATGGCAAGCATTACAGCTATCTTTAATATAGATTTGACGTCCCGCAAGTTCCAAAACCGTATAAGGTTTTGTACCTGTTACAGGACGAGCACTCTCCATAAAGTCTGGAAGAATCGTCACAACACCCGCATAAGCAATCACCAAAAAGACACCTACCGCAAAAAAGAATGGGTTTTTTTCTAACCAATGAAACATAATTCTACCCTCCCCTTACGCTGCCATAGGTGAAGCATTTTGAGGTTCTCGCTCAATCGCTTTACTTACAGTCATGGTTTTATATAAATTATACGCAAACATAAAGAAACCAATTAAATACAACAATCCACCTGTCGCACGAAGCGCATAGTAAGGAATGAGTACGGTTACGGTATCAATGAAAGAGTATGCAAGATTTCCGTATTGATCCGTTGCTCTCCACATCATACCCTGTGTAATACCTGCAATCCACATGCTAGAGAAGTACATCACGATACCTGTGGTTTGAATCCAAAATTGAGATTCCATCAATTTTTTACTGTAAAGTTCACGCTTATACATACGTGGCGCCATATGATACAAGGCTGCCATGGTCATAAAGCCAACCCAGCCCAACGTACCATCATGAACGTGACCTGGAATCCAATCCGTAAAGTGTGCTAACGCATTAACCGATTTAATCGCTTGAATTGGACCTTCAAGTGTACTTAACATGTAAAAGGTTGAAGCAAAAATCATAAATTTAATCAAAGGATTCTCTTTGAGTTGACCCCATTGTCCTTTCATGGTTAAAAGCATATTAATCGCACTACCCCATGATGGAAGAATCAAAATAATAGAGAAAATAGAACCCATTGTTTGAACCCAATCAGGCACCGTTGAGTAGAGTAAATGGTGTCCACCTGCCCAAAGGTAAACAAACATCAAACCCCAAAATGAAAGAAGAGATAATTTATAAGAAAAAACTGGCTGACCTGATTCTTTTGGCAAGAAGTAATAAATCATCGCAATAATAGGCACGGTGAAAACAAACGCCACAGCGTTATGTCCATACCACCATTGAACCATCGCATCATTGGTTCCTGCATACATGGAAACAGAGTGATACCATTTACCCATACCCGCAACAAAATAAGTTGGAACTTCCATGTTATTGAAAAGATAGAGCATTGCCACACCTAAAAAGGTTGCGATGTAGTACCACATAGAGATATAAAGTGTTTTTTCACGTCTGATACCAATCAAACCAAAAATACTAATACCCCACATAACCCATACCACAACCACAGCGATATCGAGTGGCCATTCTAGCTCTGCGTACTCTTTAGACGTACCAATACCCATAAACAAAGTCACAACTGCCACAAGAATTGTGATCATATAAATCCAAAAATGAAGTCGTCCGACAATCATCAAAAATGGAGATTCTGCCATAGAAACTTTAAGCACACGTTGCCCAACGTAGTACCAAGTAGCAAAAATTCCACTCAACAAAAAGCCAAAAATAACCCCTGACGTGTGAAGTGGTCTTAAACGACCAAACGTGCCATATTCACCCGCTAAATAATTCAAATCTGGAAACGCCATCTGATAGGCAATAACAACACCTATTACCATACCAATGATTCCAAATAGAATCGTTGCGTAGGTAAAACATTTCGCTACGGAATAATCATAGTTCAATGCATGATTAGCCTGCATCAATTCCTCCTGTTTGTCTTTTTATGTCACAAAAATATCACATAATGGAGAAATTATAGTGAAGAGAATCTGCAATAAAGCTTAATAAGATTAAATTTGTGTTAAATGAAAAATATGGAAAAAATGTTTAACTAAGAAGAAAGCAAGAACAATGAAATTATCGTTCTTGCATATTTATTTTGTAGCCAAGTCCTGGAATGTTTTTGATAAAGTCTTTGTCCGTTTTTTCACGAACACGCTTAATAAAGGTGCGAATTGCTGAATCTGTTACTTTTTTGTTTGTCCAAACGTATTTTTTAATCTCATCATGCAACACAAACACTCCGAGATTTTTGACTAAAATGGAGATAAAAAGCAACTCTTTTTTGGTTAAAAAAATCGTTTTTCCCTCTTTAACAAGAACCCGCCTACTTTTGTCAAATTGATAGTTAAAACCCAAATCGACACTATCACTCTCTTCAAAAAGTTCTCGTGAAATATGTCGTAAGGTCGACAAGAGTTCATCAGGGTCAATCGGCTTAATCAAATACTTATCAATGCCTACATCAATCGCTTCTAAAAGTTTTTCTCTTTCACTAAACGCACTTAAAATAACAATGGGAGTTTGTTTTGAGAACTGCTTAATCTCTTTTGCCATACTCAAACCATCCATAATGGGCATCATAATGTCTGTGATGACAATATCTGGCTTATATTTTTTAAATTTTTTCAGCCCATCTTCACCATCGCGTGCCAAAATAAATTTAGCAAACTCATCGCTAAGCGCTTTTTGCAGTGCCTCTCGTAGATACTCCTCATCTTCGACACATAAAACTGTTAATTTCGATAATCCACTCATCTCTTTCCCTTTTACTCTTTTGCGGCAGGTATCGTTAGTGTAAAACACGCACCCTTATTTTCATTATGGGCAACGATGGAGCCTTTCATGCTATTATTGACAATCATTTTACTCATATAAAGCCCAAGCCCTGTGCCCGAACTTGCGTGTTTGGTCGTAAAATAAGGTTCAAAAATTTTGTCTAAAATCCCCTCTTCAATACCACCAGCATTGTCACATAAACGCATTATAGCATCTCCTTGCGTTGTTGTGTCAATTTCAATATAAATTAATCTTTTTTTAAGATTAATTCCATTAAATGCATCAATGGCATTATTCATTATATTAATCAAAACTTGCGAAAATTCATTGAAGAATCCCTTGATTTTGACATCTTTTTTTACATCAAGTTTAATATAAATTTTATTTTTTTCCAGTGTCCCTCGCATAATATCAATCGCTTCTTGGGCAACACTGCTAAGCATAAAAAAATCACTTTGACGTTCAGGACTAAAAAAATTACGAAAATCCTCAATCGTTTCAGACATTTTTGAGATAATACGTTTAGCGTGAATATAACTCTCTTCAAACGCTTCATCTTTATCATTGCCTTGTTTGGTATAAACTTTTTTCATCTGATAAAGCGTAATGGTCAGTTCTGAAAGAGGCTGTCTCCATTGGTGCGCAATATTAGCAATCATCTCTCCCATGGAAGCTAAACGGGATTGCTGAAACAAAAAACGATCTTTCTCTCGATTTTTTTCAACCTCTTCTTTGACACGCTCTTCTAGGGTTTGGTTTAACTCCATCAAGGCTTTTGTCTGCTCTTGAACACGCTTTTCTAACGTTGCGTTTAAATCTTCTAATTCTTCATCTTTAGCGATAAGTGCCTCACTTAATCGCACACTCTCTGTGACATCATAACGAATTGCTATAAATTCTTCAATCTCATCTTCTTCATTTAAAATGGGAAATACTGTGGTATTAACATAAAATGTCGAACCATCTTTAGCACGATTTTTAACGGTTGATTTATAGGTTTTTTTTTGAAGAATCGTTTGCCACATTTGCTTAAAAGTCGAGGCTGGAACATCAGGATGTCTGACAATATTGTGATTTTGACCTATTAATTCTTCTTTCGTATAGCCCGAAATTTTACAAAATTCATCGTTAACAAACGTAATAATGCCATAGACATCCGTCTTTGAGATGATATTACTGCTTTCAATAGCATGCTGATACTGCTCTAGCTTCATCCTATCCCACAACCGCACTGTAGCCAAGATAGGACATATAAATACCATAAAGGACAATAATCAAAGAAGCAATTTTAATCATCCAATCTCGAAAGACGTTTCCTTTTAAAAATCCAACCACATATCCCAGTCCTAACATCACAGGCATGGTGGCTAACCCAAAGAGTGCCATTGTCAAAGCCCCATAAAACGCAGAGCCTGATGTAGCCGCTTTCGCTAAAAAGAAGTACACCAAACCACAGGGTAAAAAACCATTTAAAACACCCAGTCCATAAAAACTGACCATTTTTTTCGTATGAATTAAGTAAGAAAAGAGTTTTTTTACAAAGGGATGAAAAGCGAGATTGGACTCTAGCGACGTTAAAAATTTTATTTTTCCCATCATGGAAAGTCCCATTAACACCATGATGATACCCGCTACAAAGTAGAAATATCCACTTACATAAGCTGAAAATGTAAAAAGTGAGCCTAAGGCACCAAAAAGAAGACCTAAAACAACATAGGCACTCATACGTCCAAAATTATAAATCAAATGGGCAAAAAACTGATGTAAAGCAGCAGAAGAGGGATCAATTTTAGCGCTTGTGTACGCCATTACAAATCCCCCACACATACCAATGCAGTGCCCTAAACTTCCTAAAAAAGCAACACTAAGAATTGCTGAAATATCAATTGCGTTTATGACACTGCTCCCCTAAGAAGATTAAAGTCTGTTAGCAAACTCTTGAAAAATGTATTTACTTTCATGAGGACCAGGACTGGCTTCTGGATGATGTTGCACTGAAAAAATAGGTGCATCGTTATACTCCAACCCCTCAATGGTATTGTCAAAAAGGTTAATATGCGTTACCTTTGCAATGGAACAGACGGATTCTGGAACATTGTAATTGTGATTTTGTGCGGTAATCTCAACAATATTTGTTTTCGTGTTTTTAACAGGATGGTTACCACCGTGTTGACCAAATTTCAATTTGTAAGTTGGATGACCATGCGCAATAGAAAGCAGTTGGTGTCCTAAACAAATACCAAACATAGGTACTTTTGCTTCAATTAATTTGCTAATTTGCGCAACCTCTTTTTTAAGAATAAGAGGATCTCCCGGCCCGTTGGATAAAAAGAGTCCGTGAATCTCTCCTCTTTTATAACGCTCAATAATCTCATCGGCACTAAAATCATGAGGAATCACTTCAACCTCAAGTCCTGTTGCACATAACTCATTTAAAATATTGCGCTTAATACCAAAATCAACCGCAACAATTTTTTTGCCTAAATTATTGTGAGCAGCATTGTAAGACTGTGTTTCAGCATTCCAAACACCCTTTACATGTAAATAAGATTTTTTAGTTCCAACCTGCTCAATATAATTGACCTCTTCAATACGAGGACTGTTTTTGAGCATTGTTTTAAGCGTCTCTTTATCACTCACTTCGGTTGAGGCAATCATCATTTGAGGACCACCATCTCGAATCATCTTGGTAAGGTAGCGTGTATCAATCTCACAAATACCCATACTGTCATGTTTTTTCAAAAGTGAAGGTAAGTTTTCTCTCGCTCTAAAATTCGAAGGTATCTCATTCAAACTTCTGACAAACATACCACTGGCATGAATGCTTTGGCTTTCCATATCGTCATCATTACACCCAACAATACCAATTTCAGGCATGGTGAAAACGACAAATTGTCCTGCGTAACTTGGATCACTCATAATCTCTTGATACCCGCTCATTGAGGTATTAAAAACAATTTCACCCGTTCTTGAGCCCTCAAAGCCAAAACTTTTCGCTTCTAAAAACACCCCATTTTCAAGGTAAATCCATACAGGTTTTAACATCATGACAACATTCCTCTTCTTCTCAACTCTTCTTCATACAATTTCTCAAAAATCAAATCATACTCTTCAGAACCAGGGACAAGTTTGCGCTTATAATTCGCTATTTTATCTGCTACTTCATTTTCAATCTCTTGAAAATGTTCCACATAAGCTTCAATAGCCATATATACGACATTCTTAATACGATTTTCAGAAACATTGTATTCAATTAATCCCTGCTTCCAACATGTTTCTAAAATTTTATGTGCCACTTCATTGTATCTATCTTCATACGATAAAATAACACCAAACTCACGCGCGAGTTTTTTCTTAATCAACCAAAACATATTTCTTCGGTCAACCCGCTGAAATTCCATCTCATCTTCATTTTGATCCAAAATTTCGATAACACGTTCTTCCAATGCTGTCTCTTTTTTTATATCTTCGACAATCAAATCTTCTGCAACTTTGACAACAGGCTCCAAGCCCTTGAACATGGTAACAAATCCGCAATTTAAAATATCGATCGCTATTTTATTGGCTATATAAGGGGCATGAGGCAATCTGATTTTCATCCATAAACCTTACTTCTGAATTTTGACATATTGTATCGAAGCTAAGGTAAATATCTGTTTAGAGAAAGTTTGAAGGGATTTTGTCACTCTTTTGTTTGATTGTTTTCTACAAAAGGAGGACCTTTTTTGAGGCTTTGTGTAATCTCCGAAGCAATTTGCGGATCCATTTTTGCCATAATCTGTGAGACTTTTTTAGGCGGTAAAGTAAACAAAATAGCAGCACCTTCATGCACAGGAAGTTTTTCAATAATCGCTGCAGCTGCAGCATCTTTCATTTTGATATAGGTTTCATCAAGTTTATCGTTTTTCTTCGCTTCAATTTGCTCCAAAAGCTTTTTATTTTCTGCAAGCATTGAAGCGATACGTTTCTCTTTTACCTCGATTTCCTCTTTGGTTTTCGCTAAAGCGCTCTCTTTTTCCTTCAAAACACTTTTTTGTTTTTCAAAAAGAACATTGGTCGCTGCTTGAAGGGCTTCAAAAGATTGTCTGGCTTCATCAATCTTCTCAATCTCTTTTAAAAGCTCACTTTTACGCTCTTCAAAAACCTTCGTACAATCAATGGCTTCAGCCCATAAAAATGTCGCTACTAGAAGTATCCAAAATGCTCTCATACCCTTCCTTTTTGGCTCATTTCACCTGCAAATAACATCGTGGATATCTCATCTAAATAGAGCTGTTCTTCTCTCTTGATTTTTGCCATCATCACTTGAAGTTCTTGCTCTTCTAAATATTTAATTTTTTCATATTCAACATGAGCTTTTTGATACTCTACTTGGAGCTTTTTGATGACCTGTAAAAGGGCTATCAGTTCTTCTTCATGCCTCTTTTTTTCACGATTTAAAATACTTTTTTGTTCACTCACCATCAAAAAAGCCGATACCAATCCTTCTTTCGGGAGTTGAGTCTGTGTAATTTCATCGTAGAGTGAGCTAATTTTATGGCGAATAAGTCGTTCTTTATGTTGATGTTTTATCAGCTCTCGCTCAATCGTATCACGTTTTTGTTTGCGAATCTTTGCGATTTTCGAGAACTGACTTTTCATCAAAATACCTTTACATGTAAAGATTATAAAATAATCGTATCGTTCCTATCTGGACTCGTTGAAATCAGTCCTACTTTCGTTCCTGTTAGAACCTCAATACGTCGAATATAAGCTTTCGCAGTTTCAGGAAGTTCTTCAAACTTACGACACCCTACGACACTTCCCCACCCTGGTAACTCTTCATAAATGGGAACAATATTTTCCAAATCTTCAGGTAAGGTTTCCACACGCCCGCCATTTATTTCATAGGCAACACATACTTTAATCGTTTCAAATCCATCCAAAACATCAAGTTTCATAATCGCTAAATCATCACACCCATTGATACGACTGGCATAACGACACGCTACCGCATCAAACCATCCACAACGGCGAGGTCTTCCTGTAGAAGTACCAAACTCTTTGCCTTTTTCACGAAGATTATCCCCATCGTTCCCAAAATCTTCTGTCGGGAAAGGTCCATTGCCCACACGAGTACAGTACGCTTTAACAATCCCCGTAACTTTACCAATATCTTTAGGATTCAATCCCAATCCCACACACGCACCCGCACTAATCGTATTGGAACTGGTGACAAAAGGATACGTTCCATGATCAATGTCTAACATCGTGCCTTGAGCACCCTCTAAAAGCACTTTTTTCTGTGCATCCAGTAAACCCCAGACCATGTGTGTGGTGTCACTTAGAAAAGGTAAAAGCACACTTGCATAACCATCAAGTTCTTCTTTAAGGGTTTTAAAATCTGGAGTCACAATGCCTAACGCACCAAAAAGAGCTCTGTTTTCTTCATAAAATTCTACCAAAGCTGTTGCCAATTTTGTCGTATCTCTAAGCTCTCCTAAACGATGACCACTGCGCTCAATCTTACTGCCATAGCTAGGTCCAATGCCCCGACCTGTTGTTCCAATCGCTTTTTCACCACGCAGTTTTTCTTTGGCTTGGTCAATTAAAATGTGATGATTTAAAATCATATGTGCTTTATCACTGACAAACAAACGCCCTGCTAAGTTTTCAAATTGTTCCATCTCTTTAATGAGTGCCTCAGGAGAGACCACCACACCATTGCCAATCACATTAATCGCTTTAGGATTGAGAATGCCTGAGGGAATTAAATGTAAAGCATAACGAACCCCATCTACCCAAATGGTATGCCCCGCATTATGACCGCCTTGGTAACGACACACCACATCGTACTCTTGCGCCATCAAATCAACAATTTTTCCTTTACCCTCATCGCCCCACTGGATGCCTACGATCATATCTGCTTTCATTTATTGCCCATCTCTTTTCATTAATATTTCAATTAAATTATCAGTATAAAGCCCAAAACCGCTTGAAGCGATTCCCTCACAATCATAACTTCCACCCACGCCTACGGTAAAATTTTTATCAATAAACCGAAAGAACAACGCATTGTAATAACGCATCTTCACATAATACAGTGGAGAAAATACAAAATTATCATACGAAATTTCTGCAGAAAGTGTTTTAAGCTTTTCTAGCTCTCCTTTAAGCTCCAGAGGCACTTCATCTATCACTGCTTCTAACTCTTCAAGGCTTTGTAAACACGTTAATTTTGTCAGCCATGGAATATTAAACGCCAACAATTTTTGTAATTGCCCTTTTTCAAAGACACTCAAATCAAGTGCTAACATCTGCGCAATGATTTTTGGAATCTGAATATTGCTTACATGTAAAAGTGGTTTCAGCTCAAATTTTGCAAAAAGAGAAAACGTTGTCGCCAAACTCAAACGCAAATTTTCTTCCCCAATCAGCTCCGCACCGATTTGGTGAACTTCATGACTGGGGTAGCGAAATACAGGCTGAATATAAAACCATTTGGAATGTTTCGTACTTCTTCCCACTCGTTTGGTGACCAAACGCACTGCATCCATGGTACTATCAGCACGTAATGAAACAATGTGGTTTTGCTCATCAGAAAAACGCAACAACTCCTTTTCATCAATGCTTTGATGTTGATGATAGGAAAAAAATGGCGTGACAATCTCTTGAAATCCTGCTTCATACAGCAAATCACTTGCAACCCTCTCCAATGTCCGCTTTAATTTAGCACTCTCGCCAAAATAAAGTTTGCTTCCTGTGGGTATTTCGTGCTCATAAATCATGCATTAGCCTCGGTAAAATTCTTGCGTAAAAACGCGATTTGCCGTTCCATCAAATGAACGAATACCCAGCTCTGAAAGTGCCATCTCAACCGCATTGAGTGTCCACGCTGTTTCATACACTTCTACAAGCCCCATATGATTGATTCTAAAAAGCGTCTCTTTAATATGGTCTTGCCCTCCTGCCATATTCACGCCATATTTGGTTTTCAAAAGTTTACGAATCTTACTCGCATCCTCATGTAAAACTGCACTCATAGCGTAAGCAGGTACTTTAGGATAGATACGAAGACCTAGCGATTCTAGGGCTTTGTTGGTTGCCATTGCCCTTTTGTGAGTATCTGCATAGAGTTTTTCTAAGCCACCCTTCGCATCAATCAACTCGCACATCGCAACCAAACCAATCACCAATGTCGTAGCCGCTGTCCATGCTGTCGTATTTTTACGTTGATTTTTGAGCTCTGTTTTGAGATTAAAATAGTACCCTGCCCCATTTCCCGCTTCAATCATTGCTAATGCCTCTGCATTTAAACCAATGAAAGCAAGACCAGGTGGAAGCATTAAGGCTTTTTGACTTCCTGAAATGAGCGCATCAATGTATGTCGTATCGACTTTTTCCACACCGACCGCTGTAATACCATCAGCAATCACCATAATCGTAGGTCGTACCGCTTTAACTGCTTTAGCAACAGCTTCCACAGGATGTCGAAGACCACCCGCACTCTCACACACTTGCATACAAACCGCATCAATGCTCGTATCATTTTTCACCAACTCAACAATCGCATCCACGCTAACAGGTGTATCCCACTCATTTTTAATTTCAACAAAAGGTTTGTTGTATGCCGCACAAATCTTGCCAAAACGCTCACCAAATTTACCCGAATTGACCACAACGGCTTTGCTGTGACATAAATGAAGCACACACGCTTCCATCGCTCCTGTTCCGCTAGAAGCCAACATCACCACCTCTTCCATATCAAAAAGAGTTTTCAAATACGCACGTGCTTTTCCAAAAATCGCCTCAAATTCAGGCGTTCTATGATGGATAGTGGGTGTGCTCATTGCCACACGAACAGATTCAGGAACGGGAGTTGGGCCAGGTGTCAAAAGTAACATAATGCAGATCCTCGAAATGTAGTTTTAGAGGTGATTGTAACAAAACTATGCTTGTTGTTTCTTTAGGCATTAAGCCCTCAAAAACAGGCTCAAACGTCTGTCATTCATTCGCAATCTTTTTAGGTTATACTTCTTTACATGTAAAAAGAGTTAAAAGTCTTTTTTAAGTCTTTTTGAAGTTCTAAAATTAAATTAATAATTTCAATAAATTATGAAAGAAGTCTAACATTCTAAAGGA carries:
- a CDS encoding adenylosuccinate synthase; this encodes MKADMIVGIQWGDEGKGKIVDLMAQEYDVVCRYQGGHNAGHTIWVDGVRYALHLIPSGILNPKAINVIGNGVVVSPEALIKEMEQFENLAGRLFVSDKAHMILNHHILIDQAKEKLRGEKAIGTTGRGIGPSYGSKIERSGHRLGELRDTTKLATALVEFYEENRALFGALGIVTPDFKTLKEELDGYASVLLPFLSDTTHMVWGLLDAQKKVLLEGAQGTMLDIDHGTYPFVTSSNTISAGACVGLGLNPKDIGKVTGIVKAYCTRVGNGPFPTEDFGNDGDNLREKGKEFGTSTGRPRRCGWFDAVACRYASRINGCDDLAIMKLDVLDGFETIKVCVAYEINGGRVETLPEDLENIVPIYEELPGWGSVVGCRKFEELPETAKAYIRRIEVLTGTKVGLISTSPDRNDTIIL
- a CDS encoding ATP phosphoribosyltransferase regulatory subunit, which gives rise to MIYEHEIPTGSKLYFGESAKLKRTLERVASDLLYEAGFQEIVTPFFSYHQHQSIDEKELLRFSDEQNHIVSLRADSTMDAVRLVTKRVGRSTKHSKWFYIQPVFRYPSHEVHQIGAELIGEENLRLSLATTFSLFAKFELKPLLHVSNIQIPKIIAQMLALDLSVFEKGQLQKLLAFNIPWLTKLTCLQSLEELEAVIDEVPLELKGELEKLKTLSAEISYDNFVFSPLYYVKMRYYNALFFRFIDKNFTVGVGGSYDCEGIASSGFGLYTDNLIEILMKRDGQ
- a CDS encoding MotE family protein — protein: MRAFWILLVATFLWAEAIDCTKVFEERKSELLKEIEKIDEARQSFEALQAATNVLFEKQKSVLKEKESALAKTKEEIEVKEKRIASMLAENKKLLEQIEAKKNDKLDETYIKMKDAAAAAIIEKLPVHEGAAILFTLPPKKVSQIMAKMDPQIASEITQSLKKGPPFVENNQTKE
- a CDS encoding flagellar export protein FliJ, which gives rise to MKSQFSKIAKIRKQKRDTIERELIKHQHKERLIRHKISSLYDEITQTQLPKEGLVSAFLMVSEQKSILNREKKRHEEELIALLQVIKKLQVEYQKAHVEYEKIKYLEEQELQVMMAKIKREEQLYLDEISTMLFAGEMSQKGRV
- a CDS encoding pyridoxal-phosphate-dependent aminotransferase family protein → MLLLTPGPTPVPESVRVAMSTPTIHHRTPEFEAIFGKARAYLKTLFDMEEVVMLASSGTGAMEACVLHLCHSKAVVVNSGKFGERFGKICAAYNKPFVEIKNEWDTPVSVDAIVELVKNDTSIDAVCMQVCESAGGLRHPVEAVAKAVKAVRPTIMVIADGITAVGVEKVDTTYIDALISGSQKALMLPPGLAFIGLNAEALAMIEAGNGAGYYFNLKTELKNQRKNTTAWTAATTLVIGLVAMCELIDAKGGLEKLYADTHKRAMATNKALESLGLRIYPKVPAYAMSAVLHEDASKIRKLLKTKYGVNMAGGQDHIKETLFRINHMGLVEVYETAWTLNAVEMALSELGIRSFDGTANRVFTQEFYRG